In Nostoc sp. UHCC 0926, a single genomic region encodes these proteins:
- the frr gene encoding ribosome recycling factor, whose translation MKLAEAESTMQKTVESTQRAFNTIRTGRANASLLDKVLVDYYGSPTSLKSLANISTPDATTILIQPYDRSSLNIVEKAISLSDVGLTPSNDGSVIRLNIPPLTSDRRKEFVKMASKYAEEGRVAIRNIRRDAIDAIRKQEKNTEISEDEARDQQDKLQKLTNKYTARIDELLAEKEKDITTV comes from the coding sequence GTGAAATTAGCTGAAGCTGAGAGTACGATGCAAAAAACCGTTGAGTCAACTCAACGAGCTTTTAACACGATTCGCACTGGTCGCGCCAATGCAAGTCTACTAGATAAGGTATTGGTGGATTATTACGGTTCGCCTACATCCCTTAAATCACTGGCAAATATAAGCACACCGGATGCTACGACGATCTTAATTCAACCTTATGATCGCAGCAGTTTAAATATAGTCGAAAAAGCGATTTCCCTCTCAGATGTGGGTTTAACCCCCAGCAATGACGGTTCCGTGATTCGGCTGAATATTCCGCCCTTGACAAGCGATCGCCGGAAAGAATTCGTCAAAATGGCATCTAAGTATGCTGAAGAGGGTCGTGTTGCTATTCGCAATATCCGTCGAGATGCCATAGATGCCATTCGCAAACAGGAAAAAAATACTGAAATTTCTGAAGATGAAGCACGGGATCAGCAAGATAAATTGCAAAAATTGACAAACAAGTACACTGCCAGAATTGATGAATTGCTGGCAGAAAAAGAAAAAGACATTACGACTGTTTAA
- the pyrH gene encoding UMP kinase, which produces MGTNYRRVLLKLSGEALMGNMGYGIDPEVVKGIAQEVAEVIATGTQMAIVVGGGNIFRGVKAASAGMDRATADYIGMIATVMNAMTLQDSLERIGVQTRVQTAIAMQELAEPYIRRRAIRHLEKGRVVIFGAGSGNPFFTTDTTAALRAAEIDAEVIFKATKVDGVYDADPHIYPEAKRYNSLTYAHVLAKDLRVMDSTAIALCKENNIPILVFDLTVRGNIHRAVLGKSIGTLVGGSCEIS; this is translated from the coding sequence ATGGGAACGAATTACCGACGGGTTTTACTCAAACTGAGCGGTGAAGCCTTAATGGGCAACATGGGCTATGGCATTGATCCAGAAGTGGTCAAAGGAATAGCACAAGAGGTAGCAGAGGTGATAGCCACTGGCACTCAAATGGCCATCGTTGTTGGCGGCGGCAATATTTTTCGTGGCGTCAAAGCGGCGTCGGCGGGGATGGACAGGGCAACTGCTGACTACATAGGGATGATTGCCACGGTAATGAACGCCATGACGCTGCAAGATTCGCTGGAACGTATAGGGGTACAGACGCGGGTGCAAACTGCGATCGCTATGCAAGAATTAGCGGAACCATATATTCGTCGTCGTGCCATCCGCCATCTTGAAAAAGGACGGGTGGTAATTTTTGGTGCTGGTTCTGGAAACCCCTTCTTTACTACAGACACCACTGCGGCATTAAGAGCCGCAGAAATTGATGCCGAAGTGATTTTTAAAGCCACCAAAGTAGACGGAGTGTATGACGCTGATCCTCATATTTATCCTGAGGCCAAGCGTTACAATAGCCTCACCTACGCGCACGTTTTAGCCAAAGATTTGCGGGTGATGGATAGTACTGCGATCGCCTTGTGTAAAGAAAATAATATCCCAATTCTGGTATTTGACCTAACGGTGCGAGGAAACATCCACCGAGCAGTCTTGGGAAAATCCATCGGCACCCTTGTGGGAGGTTCTTGTGAAATTAGCTGA